The Amphiura filiformis chromosome 1, Afil_fr2py, whole genome shotgun sequence nucleotide sequence TGATTCTGCTCCTGGAAACTATGGAATGCTTGATCAAGTTGAAGCTTTGAAATGGGTTCACAATAACATAGAAGGTAAATATTCAATATCTTATAattatatagactatgccatagtcgatttgtgataaataaaaaaaatatgttattaatcatgatgagcgcattcagttgaactcgaaagaAGTAAAGTATTCACTAAATTGTGTAATAGTTTAATGAAAAATGTAATAGCCAGGCTATACGTGGATATACTTAGCGGTATTTAGGCAGTACCTTTAATATTGCTTTATTTTAAAACACAAACGACAACGCAAAGCAAGAAGCATAATCATATTTTTCGTTTTTGAAACAAACTCCAAGAATATTCAAAAGTAACGTACCGTTAATGTTCATTTGGATTTTGAAGTTATAGAAAGAGTCTGTAAACCAAATGTGCAATGCAACATACCATGGAAGATGTGGATTGGTctatatattttgaaaaacaaaattaaaacaaacatgttttttttttttttgtttttgtttttgttttgcaaataCACAGCATTTGGGGGAGACCCAAACAGAGTGACAGTTGGCGGAGAGAGTGCCGGAGCAGCAAGCACGCATTTGTTATCAATGTCACCACTCAGCAAAGACTTATTTCAACAAGCCTACCTGCAGGTACAATTCTATCAATCATAGAGCAGATACTGCAAGCGTAAATCACTGTATCTACACCCgattccaaaaaaatacagcactaatttttttggattaaaccCTAATCTTTTAGTTAGCACTAACTGCCAATCAAattcatattttaatattgtgCAATTTGAGGGATATCGGCCAAaagatgcaattttgcatgttttcttacattcAAGTCACATAATTCAAAGACTTGGTACAAGTCTAAGCACTGAAGGACATTATTTCTCTGTGGAAACCCAGGAATTGGAAAGTGTACATTAGTATCGAACTTGACAATTCTGTGATTTTGTGTGAACAAATTAAATGGGGGGACTTATTAATTTGCAATCAATATCAAGATCAATATTCAAACAGAAGTGTACATAATCAATATACTCAATGTATTAGAAAAAGAAGTGGTGTGGTATATACACTCCAACTCTATCCTACTGTATATATTTCTCTGTGGAAACCCAGGgagtggaaagcgtacattagtATCAAACTTGTCAGTTCTGTGATTTTGTGTGTATGCGTGTAATTGGGTACCGGTATTTATAAACTTGCAATCAATATGATCAAGATCAATATGTACATTTACAACAAATACGTTCCAATTCATTTTTATGAATTGCGCGGAGTCGACAAATTGTCTTAGATACCCCATACTTTGAAAGAACTATTTAAAGTTTTTGTACAATCGTCGggaaaattttgatgatttctccaTGAGTTTAAATTCAATTAACAATGATATGATAAGTTTAATTTTCAGAAATGacattttcttttcttaaaataaAAAGTCCCAATAGAAAAAAATCTTTGAAAATCGGATCACCAAGGTAACTCCATCTTCTGCTgctcatttgtttttgtttttgcgttGTTGTCActtcgtttgtttgttcgtttgtttgtttgcaatATTGTGTAGGTCGTTTATTTTGACCTCGataaatttttcattttgttagaTTGCTTTTGATGCTTTATAATTATTGCTTGCTTGTTTTGACAAATATTAAACAACCTTTCGTTGTGAACTTGTTGTTCTACGTCTTAAATCATAGAGTGGTAGTGCACTGTGTCCATGGGCAGTTGAGTTGGAAGAAGAGAAGGCAATAGCAGCAGCGTATGGTATTGCAGACATCTTAAACTGCCCAACAGAAGAGGTGTCTACTGCAGCAGTTGTGGCATGTTTGAGGGGTGTACCTGCTAGAAATGTCACCACTGCAACGATGAGTGTAAGTGGTCAATTTTGGAAGTATTAACTGGTTTAGAGAAAGGTCTTAAAGTCATTTATGTTACTAAAATATAAGAAGAAAAAAGGAGGCTGATGGAGCAGCACTGTCAGCACATCTCTGAAACATAGAAACATTGAATGCAGTCTTTCATAACACACTATAAAACTGCAGAACACATCAGACGCAAAAAAGAACACATGCAGAACACATTTAAGGTGTTCAAAATATAACAGATATAGAACACGTTCTTGGTGTGTTTCAGGTGTGTTCTTGAAGTGTTCTAAGTGTGTTCTTGATGTGTTATTAGTGTGTTCTTGAACTGATCTTAGTGTGTTCTTGATGTGTTCTAAGTGTGTTCTTGATGTGTTCTAAGTGTGTTCTTGATGTGTTCTTAGTGTGTTCTTGATGTGTTTTTAGTGTGTTCTTAGTGTGTTCTTGATGTGTTCTTAGTGTGTTCTTGATATATTCTGAGCGTGTTCTTGATGTGTTCTTAGAGTGTTCTTGATGTGTTCTGAACGTGTTCTTGATGTGTTCATAGAGTGTTCTTGATATATTCTTAGAGTGTTCTTGATGTGTTCTGAACGTGTTCTTGATGTGTTCATAGAGTGTTCTTGATGTGTTCTAAGTGTGTTCTTGATGTGTTCTTAGTGTGTTCTTGATGTGTTTTTAGTGTGTTCTTAGTGTGTTCTTGATGTGTTCTTAGAGTGTTCTTGATGTGTTCTGAACGTGTTCTTGATGTGTTCATAGAGTGTTCTTGATATGTTCTTAGTGTGTTCTTGAACTGATCGTAGTGTGTTCTTGATGTGTTCTTAGTGTGTTCTTGATGTGTTCTTAGTGTGTTCTTGATATATTCTGCGCGTGTTCTTGATGTGTTCTTCGAGTGTTCTTGATGTGTTCTTAGTGTGTTCTTGATGTGTTCTTAGTGTGTTCTTGATGTGTTCTTAGTGTGTTCTTGATGTGTTCTTAGTGTGTTCTTGATGTGTTCTTAGTGTGTTCTTGGTGTGTTCTTGATGTGTTCTTAGTGTGTTCTTGATGTGTTCTTAGTGTGTTCTTGACATGTTCTGAGTGTGTTCTTGATGTGTTCTTAGTGTGTTCTTGATGTGTTCTTAGTGTGTTCTTGATGTGTTCTTAGTGTGTTCTTGATGTGTTCTTAGTGTGTTCTTGATGTGTTCTTAGTGTGTTCTTGACATGTTCTGAGTGTGTTCTTAGTGTGTTCTTGGTGTGTTCTTAGTGGGTTCTGATAGTGTtctacatgcaagatttttgtcACATCAAAGGTCATACGTTCTGCAGTGATCTAGGATGTGTCATTCACAATGTTCTGCAGTTTTTGCAGTGAGTGTGTTTGTTCTTCTAAACATCTATAAGTAGTGAAAATTGGTCTTGCATAGAAACTCATAGAattgatttgttttcttttaaatcatcTATTGTCATCTAGTATCTTCTAACTGGAATCACAAATATGTTGCCGTGGACTCCTGTTGTTGATGGCTACTTCTTACCCGATAAACCTATCAATATAATACGACGCAAGGAATTCGCACCGATCAATGTACTGCTTGGCAGTAACAAAGATGAAGGAAATCTCTTTGCTTTGGTTGCCTATCCTTCATACTTCATTCGTGATAGTCCACCTCCGATGTCTCTGTCAGATTTTCGTGAACAGGCACCACTCTTTGCCTATGACTACAATAGCCAGATGGAAATGAATGCCATTGAACAAGAGTATATAGATTGGAGTAGAATTCATGATCGAAGAGCAGATTATCTGACAACATTCTCCGCCTTCACAACTGATCAAGCATTCGCATGTCCAGTCGATATGACCGCTAGAGCATATTTGTCAATGGGTACTAATGTTTATTACTACCAGATGACACATGTGCCAACTACATCTCTTTACAATGTTATTGGCATTGGTCCTGGTTGGATGGGATGCACTCACGCGGAAGACTTGCAGTTCTTATTCGGTTGGGAGTTTAATCCAGCGATTTCAGATAAAGTTGATCACACGCCGGAGGAAATTGAACTGTCTAAACAATTTATGAAGTATTGGACAAATTTTGTAGTTTCAGGGTGAGATTGAACACTTTGCTTATTGAACAGGGTGTCTCATAATTACTACCCATGTGACAGTTGTTATTATTGCTAAGTTTTACTTGACCTCACAACATTAGGGTAACATTATCTTTTCCGCAACTAGCACTATTCGCTAGATGCAATACGGTATTTGCTATAAACATGTAATTGCAAACATTGTACGCGAACTTATACGTTGTATTGGTACCAGGatgtatttgaatatcaaaacaTTGTGGCATGTACCGGTACtaatcatttgtgatgcgatcaagcaaaatcagtcggaaccaaTATTGAATTATCAGTTTCTTGTAgtatagtaaaaaacattttcaaagctacattttgcagaaaaccccattgaaattgaacaaccagttctaaagatacgagcaattaaagtgtttgcaaaataataggaaacaaaaggaaatacttcctttgtttggctatatctcaaaatcaatatttccgagttccgactgattttgcttgatcgcatcacatttgagaCACCCTATATCTTATTCTGACTTATGAGAGGACGGAGAGGAGACAAAGAAGAAGATAAAAAAGATGAATACACTGAAGAGGACGAAGATGAAGGTGACGAGGAAGAAATAAGAAAagagagaagaaagaaaaaaagaaagaagaaaaaggaaaagaaagaagaaagaagaaagaagaaaagaaagaagaaagaagtaaCGAAATAAggaaagaagacgaagaagacgaagaagaagggAAGAACGGAAGAAGAAGACGGGAAgagaaagaagaagaggaagGGAAGAggaaaagaaagaggaagagaaaaggaagaggaagaagaataGGAAGAAGAGGCGAAagcgaagaagaagaagaagaagaagaagaagaagaaaaagaagaaggaggaggaaaaggaagaggaggaggaagagacgAGGAAGACAAAGaacatgaagaagaagaagaaaacataTTCTATGCCATTGACAATTCTGAGCTACCAGCATTTGACGCTTGATAAAAATAAACAGTTCtttgtattaattttattttagagATCCAAATTTACCGGCTATATCTACGTTTATTCCATGGCCTTCGTACACACTGCCAGAATTAGAATACAAAATAATATCTGTCGACATGAATAACTCACGAGCCCTTAAAGCTGATCAGTGTCGATTTTGGAACAAATATATTGCAAGGGTTTCTACGTTTACAGGTAATACACCCAAATAACTACTAGTATTATCGAGGCTATGTTTTCTGTATGTATTGGTTGTGGATGCGGTATACATTTGGCCAGAAAATGAAATATATTCCGATTTTAACaaaattggtatcaattttgcTGGTATATAAAATATTCCAAATAAGGAATAATTTGCATTGTATAGAGGCTTCGTTAGTAGAGTAACAGAGCAAGAAAGAAATTCACCGCATCCACTTCCACTGCTCATAGAAAATTTAATAATAGTATATATTAAATTTCCTGTGTGTAAAAATTGGTTAGGCTATCTTAATTTAATACTAATAGTTCATCTCAAAGCccccgcgcgcatttgtaaaCTCGCCCTCTTTTTGTGTGTTATTCCCGCTGGttgagtaaatttcagttttttccactgttttattttttttccaaacccaccacacaaaaatatcacgGATGGTCAGATGtcaaaaaagtgcagtgatttatacatgtagtgcgctacgcacaggccttgacgttgatccacaagcctcagcacactttacaggttgtcgctgaccacatcattccataaaccattccgcatttaggttttcaacttgggaagttctttgagacgaactattcaATTAAGATGGCCTTGTAATGCGCAACAAGAATGTTAGCAAAAACTAATTCTTTTGAAGGAATAGTGACATAAAACAGTAAAGATGCGGGAACATTTTCAAGAGTAAAACTAAATACTCTGAGAGAAAATGTTTGGGCTGTAATTGTTCAAAAAAATAGTTTACTTTCACTCAACTTAAGTGATCATATCACAAATTGAATGGttagtttataaaaaaaaagaaaggaagttaGTTCTAAAATAATAGAGACAAAGATTTTACTTTCTTTTAAATATGATCAAAATCCAGTACGTTTTTGTTGTCTCAGTAAACATAAATGCTGATATTATTTTCCTGACAGATGATCTTGATGATCTTCAACACGAGTGGGAAGCAGAAATACATCAATGGCGACAGGAAGATTTAGCTGAATGGAAGACTACCTTTGAGGAATATAAAGACGGAATAGACGGTCTAAAATAATAGTAACATGTTTACTTAAAGACAGTTGTAGATCAATAATGAAAACAGTGTTTTTCTCAATAAATTATGTAATGACAGAATTGACAAAAATACAGTCTGTGACGTCTGTGACTAAATGATAAATCTTGGTCAAATACAAGAGAACGGAAACCACATTGGTATTTTAGCATAATCATTATTCATATACGTCAACCGATACTGGCGATgcttttaaagggacattttgtatttttatcatcctctttttacTGTATAGATATACACGAGAAACACTTATTACCCAAATTTCAGTTAATTCAGATATTGAATTTGCGATTTACGCATAATTATACCGTCATCAGTGGGTAttgttattttaaacaaaacttataCCCACTCACCCCACCAATACCCTCCACCCACCCCTCCAGTACACGCACCCCTGCCCGTAAACACAACCCCCCAAATACCCGTATACATTAATCCCACCACAATGCGCATACCCTACACTTAAAAAGTTCTATGATGCATGGCGTACCCGGTAACGGAAAGAGTACATTGCTATCAAACTTGCTTTGGATGAGTGAACGTCACACGCACACCCAAACAGATATGCACATCATCAACATAAAAATCACAAACAACCCCTCCCCACACGTCTCCTCCATACACCCCCCCCACAACCACCCCTACATACACACCCCATATACTGAAGCTGCCCTACCATAACAaaaggaaccattaaaaaaaaaactttactaTTGAGATATAGgccaaaaacataatttttttaaatttgtttaatattGAAGAAAATACTAAGATTATTTGAAGGTTTAGTAAGTTTATTAGCTGTAATTTATCAAATGCCAACAACATTAATTTAAGATGATGACTAATTTGcctaaaattgtcaaaacaataggcaattatCTGGCCATTGCTTCCTTTTGTCGTGGTTTTTTTTTAAGGAAGCAAGTATTCAACAtgagattttcaactttttagagACATAACTAAGCTATACTTTTATTTAGGAGGAAGATACTTGTGTATATGTGTAATATAAGCaataaaatgcattttgaaaaaaagatcatatacttccttttgtcatggcCCTTTTCGTATGTATTTGTGCGTATATGCTTTATATATTCACTATAATTATATCTTGAAATCTCCTGAGCTGGCAGCAACTGCATCTTGTAACATTGATTTGTATGTTCTTGGAACTCCTTGGTAGCTCTGCTATTTCTACTATTCTCGTGtcttatttaagggatctggaatgagcgttttgagcgtttcgacagtattttttgtgagacatgagagcacatcagacatatcgaattgcattctgaatacgcagaatgtctttctgatatcaaataattttcattttttgaaattcacgatataatgcacattttatgacaaattattaaaatttgatatttttcacatttttgataattatataacagtcctcgaagtaaattttataaacctaatgatatattcttaaagtgtatgtagctgggaggaaaagccgacgatcaattgaaaattttgacctttcatatagaagatatggatttttcccccaaagacctaatttttgttggtgttttgggaaaaaatccatatcttcaatacgaaaggtcataattttcaattgattgtcagcttttcatcccacctacatacacttcaagtataaatcatcagatttataaagtttacttcgagtactgttaaatatcaaaaatatcaatttttaatgatttgccataaaatgtgtattacgttgcgaatttcaaaaataaaaattatttgatatcagaaggacattcttcgtattcagaatgcaattcgatatgtctgatgtgctctaatgtcgcacaataaatactgtccaaatgttcataccccatcccttaataaatGGATTGCTGTAAATATTAGGTTATTTAAATAATATGGAAGATGGTCTTTATTGAATTTATTCTTTATTGAATCTACTAATTACATCATGCAGTATGATGACAATTATTCACATTATTAAGATCTAACTttattttgaatgaaaacacTCTTAATGTTTAGAAACCAAATATAACCGGTTACCAACTTTATTGGTACCGTAtgttctttataataataataattaatcaaGAAACGCATGGGCCAAGACGCTAAGCAAAACTGATACGGTACACGACACGAATTTGCCAAATAGGTTGATGATAGATAATTGAAATTGGTGCCCATAAATATCAAGTACAAAGTGGAAAGTGATATTTTAATTCGTATGGAGACATTTACTCTCGACAATTTTTTCCAACTTGAATTAGAACCACTTGTAGCATTCCCGTACACAACCACTACGGATCAAAAATGAACAAACCGTCTTTCTTGTATGTCTACTCTTTCTTACAACATATCGATTTCGGAACAGAAAATTCATTTGGTAAAACGGAACAGACGCATTATTGAATTTTGGTAATTCCGTTTATTTGATTTGGGTATAAGGCGGTCAAACATGCGTGCGGAATGACAACCTATATGTATCGCGTACTATGCACAACAAGTTGACGGTACTTAATTACACTTGCCTGTAAGGAGTATGGTTTCCGCATTCCTTCTGCTCTCTATATTGAGTAAGGTATTGGTAGTAAAATCATCTCAGTCACACTGGACATCAAGCTACAAACAAGAACTGCTAATCGCCATTGTTGTTCTCCAAATTAAAGCAACCACTTGTGTTTATAACACCCATCACAAGGATGACTCGAAGATTCCGCTTCACATCGGGGGATTTTTCGGTATCCCCGACACCGAGGTATATACGAGTATTCCTACCATTGTGCAAACTGCCGTTGATCATGTGAATAATCTCACTGGAATTCTGGATGGTTATGAGTTGCGTCTTCGAAGCGGACCCAGAGTGGTAAGTATATTAAAGTTAttggaaatgaaaagaaaattatACTTGTTGACAACCAAAAAAAACCGGGTTTATCCTTAGTGCACGAAATACTAATAgcattagagttagggtttaggttagggttatggttaggatttagggttagagttagggtaagggttagggttagggttaggataaatgttagggttagggttatgattagaggTAGGATTTGTTTGGtgctctcttacacgaaggatacgcAAATGAATGAAATTAGACTGTTAATGTTTGTATTCTCATATCTGCTTTTATGATTTGTTGTTAAAATtgcgaggttttttttttcttgtctgtTAAACTCCAAGCATTTTGCAACTTGCCCAGCactgaaaaatgtttttttgttttggtgtttttcgAATACACATTTACTTACTGACGGAATGTGTTTCATtataagaaattaatttttttccttATTTGTTCTATCGTACACTGTTTACCATCTATATTAAATGGGCTATTATTTTCTGGTCTATATCCAGTCAATGGTAAACATAGCCGACGGCATACTAGTATatataaaaatcaatttaaatggGCTATAATTACTTGCTGGTCTAAATCCAATATGTTTGTCGCATTTCCTTACATGTACGACGATACAATATATACTTTTAATACATGTTTATGACTAAATATTTCCTATAAAAAGTATGAGTATGTTTGATGTTTAGTATGGGAGCCCAAAACTTATACAGTTCATATCTGTTAAAACTTATACAATTCATATctgttaattattgatttgtTCCAAACCATAtgaagtccacaaacacatgtttctgatttacctgtgcgatattgcaatgggctgtgatgctataggtacagtaatttcaattgaatgaaccagtacaaagcaaacagtggatggatacacagtaacaatactgttgttgcttatgtcaaacttgtcaaagtaattgtgattgtatcgcacaagtaaatgagaaacacgtGGTCATGTGGAcattaacatggtttggaaacaagctcttcaaatatagcCTAATGCTCAAAACACGGATACaactatattattttgtaaaaggtaaaggagacgatcctgtataaacagtgatcggagtgcccatctctctttcattggcgattgggtcaGGCTCCTCCATATAATGATGCTATAGGGGGAtcactacacctcctctacagcgagtatgttaccttcccagcatttaagaatgccggtacccatttaaacaccttggtgggaggagtaatcgagataaagtgccttactcaagggcacaacacgatggcgtcgccggggctcgaacccgcaaccttttgattatgagtcagtgcccgttccgctaggccaccgccAATTATTTTGTACCCATAATGAAAATGTCTTTGTTTGTATTGTGAGCCGGGATTGTGAGAAGTGCTATGAACTAATGAACGAAATAAATGTAATAACATCTAATTAATTGGTATTAACAAGTATACATTCTATCTTTGTGTGATGGATCAATGCTAGCTAATGCTATGTTTTAATTCTCAGGGCGTCAACCCGGCCTCTGCCCTATGCCTCCTCCATGAGTTCATCTACACATCGCCTGATATTCTTATGGCGTGGGGACCGCTATTTTCGAAAGAAGCTGAAGTTGTTAATGAGGTCGCGCCTGTGTACAACATAATTCAGGTGAGCTTTCTCTAACTTAATTAAACACCTGAGTGACCTGACCACGTATCCGTAAAAGTATTAGTTGAGAAATTGCGATTTATTACATCAGTCGCTAACGCTAAATTCACGATGAACGCAGCTCGTAGTGATCTGGTTGGGTGGTAAAGTGTGAGACATTCAGGATCATTTAAAAATGATCCTGTGTTATGTCGTTGAGAATTGTAACAGTAGAAATGGTTTGAAAATGTGAATTGGTTAACCACTGAAGGTCATGAAGAACAGGAGTGATATGGTATCACTGTTGGGTCAGAGAGGGAGACTAGCAGTAAAATAGTTGTGTTCTTTGAAGGTCAGATATGTGTCCATCTAAGAAATGTTCTTCACCCAATATTTGGTACAGTGATATCCGTTACCGAATATAATACTTTTCGTCATTAACACTTCGTTTAAAGATAAAATGACTCGAAACATAACAAATGCTTGTAAAAGGATACGACCCAAAATAACAAAAGTCCATAAGCATGCCCTTAATATTTGCTTAAGAAAtctaacatacatgtataacaacGTAGGTAACAATGTCGACTTACCCAACCCCGGTGCTTCGCTATACGTGCGCGTATGTGGGTTGCCTTTGTATGGTATAAGAGCGCTTTTGTGTGGCCCTATTTGTTTCAATCGGACTCAAATGATGTAAAGGAATTTGAGTGTATTTTGCAGTGTCATTGTCAATTAAGGGACTTATTAACTACACACTATGCAATAGTTTCATTTTACTTATACTTGGAAGACCCACGAAGAGGTCAATACTAAATTTTCACAGGCCTACTTGGGGTATGTTCAAGAGCAATATTACCCAATGACCTTGAGTAAAACCCTCATTCAAATGCATTATTAATTCCGCCTTTCTATCAGGTGACAGGCGCCAATTCTCCAAATCTAAAGAACAGAGTCCGATTCCCTCTTACCATCAGGATGTCATTAGATGAAGATCTTTTGAACCCAGCAAGGGCAGCATTCGTCAGACATATGGGATGGAAGAAAGTAGCTATCGTCTATGAAGACATCGAATACTTCCGTGAGGTAATGTTTTCATATAGGCTACTACATACAATCAATACAAAAGACCGGATTACTTGAACAGGGTTTGCTACAGGagaaaaaaaacatggttttaaccacgttttttttttcacttggcAAAACATTTTTTGCCGGCAAGAATggcaaacaccaaaaaaagtgaTAAATATTTCACTTTTGCCATCTCAAAACaacttaaaaattaattaaaaataattttctgcAATAAGGTAAGAtttggtaattataagtaacataattattaagaaattaaagataCTGAGTTTCCTTGCTCACTAGTGCACTTAAATGTGTCATATTAAATTGTAAACGTTTccaaggacttgatgagacaaaaaaaaatatgttgaatggttCATTTATGTTGTGTGTTTCTGTTTATGAGTT carries:
- the LOC140157923 gene encoding cholinesterase 1-like, which translates into the protein MSGCEQTNPLIPALDVETFSEDCLYLNVYVPVNVQVSSGLQSNPAAVMVWIHGGGYFGGTASSPSFEPYPLLAVNDFIFVSINYRLGAFGFLFTGDDSAPGNYGMLDQVEALKWVHNNIEAFGGDPNRVTVGGESAGAASTHLLSMSPLSKDLFQQAYLQSGSALCPWAVELEEEKAIAAAYGIADILNCPTEEVSTAAVVACLRGVPARNVTTATMSYLLTGITNMLPWTPVVDGYFLPDKPINIIRRKEFAPINVLLGSNKDEGNLFALVAYPSYFIRDSPPPMSLSDFREQAPLFAYDYNSQMEMNAIEQEYIDWSRIHDRRADYLTTFSAFTTDQAFACPVDMTARAYLSMGTNVYYYQMTHVPTTSLYNVIGIGPGWMGCTHAEDLQFLFGWEFNPAISDKVDHTPEEIELSKQFMKYWTNFVVSGDPNLPAISTFIPWPSYTLPELEYKIISVDMNNSRALKADQCRFWNKYIARVSTFTDDLDDLQHEWEAEIHQWRQEDLAEWKTTFEEYKDGIDGLK